In Bacteroidota bacterium, the genomic stretch TCCTGATAACGATATTTTTTCATGCGGATGGGGTTATAAGGAAAACGACAACTGGATAAACGACATTCGTTACCAGGAAGCTGAGGATTTTAATAAAAATGGCATTGCCATCATAACTGTAAACGGGCGTAAAGGTGCCATTAATGGATGCTTTCAATTAGTAGTTCAACCTGTTTATGATGACCTTAAATGGTTTACCAATCGGCTGTTAATTTGTAAGCAAGACGCGAAATACGGACTTATCAATATAGAAGGCCAGGAATTAATAAAACCTCAATATGAAGAGTTATCAGAACCACATGGTTATGCAACGCTCCTGATAAAAAAAAGATTCTATTTATCCTATAAAGATTCTAATGGTAGTTACCTCTTAATAGACACAACGGGCAAGGTTGTTTCCAAACGTTATCTTCAGGAAATTTCATACACTTACTCAGATAGAGATGAACCCATTTACATAAGACTATTTAAACAGGGTAATGATAAAAATGGTATTACATACCAAATATGTGACAGTAATGGCACTCCAATAGTTAAAGATTCTTTTATAAATGTACACCCGTTAAAAGGATATTTAATGTTAGAAAAAAGTGCTCATCAATTTTATCTTATAAAAGATACCACACCCCCTTTGATTGTTGACACTTTTGATATGTTCCGGTCAATACCCAAATTAAACGACATACGGGATATTTTAGATACCCGATATGATGTAGAAGAAAGCAACTACTACCTGTTAAGTAAAGGAGGTAAAACAAGTGTAGTAAACCATGCACTTAAACATCTTTCAGACTGTAAATACAAAAATGTTTTAGGCTGGGGATTAGGCGCCATTTACATACGCAAAAACAACAAAACTTACCTGTTAAATTTACAGGGCGAAATTAAATATCCCGTAGGTTTTGACACCATTATTCAACTGACAAAGCGCACCTACCAGGCAACAGCAGGTGATACCCTGTATATTTTTGATAAAGACTATAATTTCCTGTTTAAGCTGAAAGCAAAAGTGCTGTATTTATCGGGTAACATAAATAAGCAGAAAGAAACCGGGCATACATTAATAGCTAAAGGAATGTTTACGCGGATAGATGACTACCTCTATCAATTGATATCTGCCGGCAATAATATAGTGCTGCAAAAATTAATACCCGGCACCTATTCATTATTAAGTTTTCCAAGCATTTTTGGTGATCATCCGAGTGCTATTTTTTTTATGAATCCTGAAGGTTTAATCATGGAACAAACTTATTCTGAAGGTGATGATACTAGGAATTTTAAAGAACTTTTATATGAATATATAATATCGGACCGGTACAAAAAAGATAACCATCAATTATTACAACAAAATGCTATCTCAAAAGTTACTTTAAAAGATAGGTCAGGTGAGTATTACTTATACGGGATTCAATCAGGAAAGTATAGTAAACTAATGGCCGTTTTGGATAAAAATACCGTTCCTAAACAAATAACTATTAATTATTGGGGAACTACAGATACAGTAGACGATTACCCTGTTGTATTTTACCTGTTTCGTACCGGTACAAATAAATATGGCATTATAACTCCCGAAAAAAACTTAGCATTAGATACCATATATGACGAAATAGTTATACTAGATAATTATATAGCAGCTTACAACAATAAAAACCAAATACTATCCTTTTTCAATAAGCAGTTTAAATTAATTGATAAAATAAATAACCCACCATTTCAGGATATTCGGATAAATGAAAAGCTTATGTTAATTTATAACAAAAAAGGTGGCCAGGACTCTTATTTTATTACCGATAATTCATTAAAAAAAATACCCTTTAATCAGCTTAGGATTGACGAACAAGAACCCATTTTGTGGGGGTATCAAAGAAAAGGTTACGATTTGTATGATTCAAATCTTAACTTAATTACCACCCTGCAAACAGAACACACCAATTCTTTTAGCTTAGGTTATACCCAGGTAAATGGTATACTAATATCAAAAAAAGGAGCAATTGTACAAAGAGGAAATGATTATAATGCCATGTCTTTAAACTTCGATATAAGAAAACAATTATCAAAGGTAAAGGACATGAATTCGGTACCCGAAAATGCAAAAAATGTTTACACGTTAACAAACTTATCCGATATGCATTTTTCTACTTACAGCTATCAGCCAGGTAAACAAAAAAACAGAACATATATTGCTCAATTGGCCGATGATAAAAGATTCCCGTCTTCATTTATCAATGCCATAAACACAGCCTTACATTATACCGCCATTACAGAACAAAATTCTGATGAGGAATACTCCTTTAATTACCATAGTCCTTACTTATTCAATATACAATATGAGTATAACAGGAGAAGCGAAATATCAATAACCAATTATTTTATTTTAAATGATACACTTTATCGATTGTCGCCATACCCGGAATATGAATTAATTGAAACTTCTCTATTAAGTACCATGCTTTTTAATAAACTGAAAAACGTAGCAGGATTTGACGATAATGACTTTTGGCGCAACAAGAGATGTATTATACCCGAGCAAGCTTTTAGGCACTATAGCCCAGAAATAGAATTGCGTGCAGATGGTGTTTATTTTATAATTAAAAATACCGAAAGTCAAAACAAAAAAACACCTGTAGCAGTAAAATTTAGTTATGATGAAATGAAACCATTTGCCAATAAGGAAAGTTTACTCTACAAATGGATTTCATCTTTAAAGAAATAAGGCATCTTCAGTCATTCACTAAACAACCAGTTTTACTGCTATTCATATAAATTATGTAAGTAAATTCTAGTAACATTAACTTAACAACAGGCGAAAAATGCAAATACAAAAACCTGTTTTACAAATCATTAAACTAACTTTTATTTTACATTAAAATATATGGAAAGGCTTTATTTATTCACAAACAGCACAAAAACTTTATCTATTGCGCTTATAGGCTTATTTTGCGCAGCTAAAAAAATATAAGTTTTGACGTTAATTAAATCAATTTCAGGTATTAGAGGTACAATTGGAGGCCAAAGTGGAAACGCTTTAACTCCTATTGACGTAGTAAAATTTACTGCAGCTTTTGGTAGTATGATAAAAAAAGACACTAAATCGTGTAAAATAGTGGTTGGAAGAGATGCCCGCCTAAGTGGCGACATGGTAAACCGTTTGGTTTGCGCCACCCTATCAGGTTTAGGTATTGAAGTAATAGATTTAGGATTAAGTACTACACCAACCGTTGAAATGGCGGTAGTAATGGAAAAAGCAGATGGCGGAATTATATTAACAGCCAGCCACAATCCAAAACAATGGAATGCATTAAAACTATTGAACAGCAAAGGCGAATTTATTTCAGACGAATTTGGCAAACAAATGCTGCACATTGCAGACAATGAAGCCATTGAATTTGCTGAAGTTGATAAGCTGGGAAAAATAAGCGAGAAGAAAGATTATATTAAAAAACATATTGACGAAATTTTAAAGCTGGATTTAGTAGATGTAGAAGCTATTAAAGCCAAGAAATTTAAAATAGTAGTGGATGCAGTAAACTCAACCGGAGGTATAGCAGTACCTATGTTATTGCGTGCTTTAGGAGTTGATGATATAGTAGAAATATTCTGTACACCTGACGGTAAGTTCCCACATAACCCGGAACCACTACCAGAAAACTTAACAGCTATTTCAAACGAAGTAATCCGCCAGAAAGCCGACTTAGGTATAGTAGTTGACCCTGATGTAGATAGACTGGCTTTGGTGAACGAAGATGGAAGTATGTTTGGCGAAGAATATACTTTGGTAGCCGTAGCTGATTATGTACTTAAAAATGTAAGCAGCGATAACTTAAAACGCAATGGTTTTGTGAAAAATACCGTTTCAAACCTTTCGTCAACCCGTGCCTTGCGCGATGTAACCGAAAAATACAAAGGTAAATACAGTGCCAGTGCCGTAGGCGAGGTAAATGTTGTTACCATGATGAAAGAAACCAAAGCAGTAATTGGTGGCGAAGGCAATGGAGGTATTATTTTCCCTGAATTGCATTATGGCCGCGATGCCATGGTGGGTATAGCTTTATTCTTATCGCATTTAGCCAAAAGCGATAAATTATGTTCAATCCTACGCTCAAGCTACCCTGATTATACCATTGCCAAAAAGAAAATCGATTTAGATTCAACCATTAATATTGATGAGCTTTTAACAGGCATCAAAGAAAAATACAAAAAACAACCTATCAATACCGTTGATGGTGTTAAAATAGAATTTGATAACGAGTGGGTACATTTACGCAGAAGTAATACCGAACCAATTATTCGTATTTATTCAGAAAGCAAAAGTGAGGCAACCGCTAACCACTTAGCCGAAAAAATAATTATGGATATGAAACAAATTATTAAAGGCTAATAGCTATAGGGACCTTTAGCCAAAACAATAATAAATTAAACAATTTAAAACATAAATGACTGCCAGTACCATCCCGATAGCTATCGGGAGCTAGTAGCCAGAAGCTAAAAATAAACAAAAATGCAGTGTGGAATAGTAGGCTTACCCAATGTAGGCAAATCAACTTTATTTAATTGCTTAAGCAATGCCAAAGCGCAAGCCGCTAATTTTCCTTTTTGTACCATTGAACCAAATGTGGGTGTAATTACCGTACCCGATGAGCGTTTAAATGTGTTAGAAGGTTTAGTTAAACCCAACAAAGTAGTACCAACCAATATAGAAATAGTTGATATAGCCGGTTTGGTAAAAGGTGCCAGTAAAGGCGAAGGTTTAGGTAACCAGTTTTTAGCCAATATACGCCAAACCGATGCTATTATACACGTATTGCGTTGTTTTGAAGACGACAATATTATTCACGTAGATGGTTCAGTTAATCCATTGCGCGATAAAGAAATTATTGATACTGAATTACAGTTAAAAGATTTAGATTCAGTAGAAAAGAAATTACAAAAAGTAAGTCGTGCAGCCAAAACTGGCGATAAAGACATGCTTAAAGTAGAAGCTACTTTATTAAAATACAAAGCACATTTAGACGATGGAAAATCAGTTAGAACGTTAGAAGTAACTGACAACGAAAAAGAACATGTAGAAGACTTGTGTTTATTAACGGCTAAGCCGGTAATGTACGTTTGTAATGTAGATGAAGCTTCGGTTGTTAACGGAAACAAATTTGTGGAGTTGGTACGTGAAGCCGTTAAAAATGAAAATGCAGAAGTTTTAATTATAAGTGCAGCTATAGAAAGCGAAATTTCTGGTTTAGATAGCTATGAAGACAGAATAGCTTTTTTAAACGATTTGGGCTTAACAGAAAGTGGCGTAGCTAAACTTATTACTGCTTCTTACAAATTATTAAACCTGATTACTTATTTCACCGCAGGTGTGCAGGAAGTTAGAGCCTGGACTATTGACAAAGGCTACAAAGCACCACAGGCAGCAGGTGTAATCCATACCGATTTTGAAAGAGGTTTTATTAAAGCTGATGTAATTGCATACGAAGACTTTAAAAAATACGGTTCAGAGTCAGCATGCCGCG encodes the following:
- the ychF gene encoding redox-regulated ATPase YchF, with protein sequence MQCGIVGLPNVGKSTLFNCLSNAKAQAANFPFCTIEPNVGVITVPDERLNVLEGLVKPNKVVPTNIEIVDIAGLVKGASKGEGLGNQFLANIRQTDAIIHVLRCFEDDNIIHVDGSVNPLRDKEIIDTELQLKDLDSVEKKLQKVSRAAKTGDKDMLKVEATLLKYKAHLDDGKSVRTLEVTDNEKEHVEDLCLLTAKPVMYVCNVDEASVVNGNKFVELVREAVKNENAEVLIISAAIESEISGLDSYEDRIAFLNDLGLTESGVAKLITASYKLLNLITYFTAGVQEVRAWTIDKGYKAPQAAGVIHTDFERGFIKADVIAYEDFKKYGSESACREAGALRMEGKEYIVNDGDVMHFKFNV
- the glmM gene encoding phosphoglucosamine mutase, with amino-acid sequence MTLIKSISGIRGTIGGQSGNALTPIDVVKFTAAFGSMIKKDTKSCKIVVGRDARLSGDMVNRLVCATLSGLGIEVIDLGLSTTPTVEMAVVMEKADGGIILTASHNPKQWNALKLLNSKGEFISDEFGKQMLHIADNEAIEFAEVDKLGKISEKKDYIKKHIDEILKLDLVDVEAIKAKKFKIVVDAVNSTGGIAVPMLLRALGVDDIVEIFCTPDGKFPHNPEPLPENLTAISNEVIRQKADLGIVVDPDVDRLALVNEDGSMFGEEYTLVAVADYVLKNVSSDNLKRNGFVKNTVSNLSSTRALRDVTEKYKGKYSASAVGEVNVVTMMKETKAVIGGEGNGGIIFPELHYGRDAMVGIALFLSHLAKSDKLCSILRSSYPDYTIAKKKIDLDSTINIDELLTGIKEKYKKQPINTVDGVKIEFDNEWVHLRRSNTEPIIRIYSESKSEATANHLAEKIIMDMKQIIKG
- a CDS encoding WG repeat-containing protein; translation: MKSFITFLALSISFVVGGFASTNKIKSTNICVLVTKQYINEAYSREEGDTTSRKFFCSIYYESDNVIHRDTIRFSNSDSLCFTLPISYATCITLSINERDERYVIQPGKNVKINLLNLWDRDGENLELSTTYFHCIDTLMDIWRPIDRLTVADNDSVTYNLLINKLLKQGYAALNHNLKNVPKEIEQKLSLLNQFKWAEAYAYFAEIKRKTQVNKRFNKVASHYLKPLLPLINEQQNLDECKELKKDLLAFYNKLTAYNFETRLFSDFEKNCMENKGRSLHPDNDIFSCGWGYKENDNWINDIRYQEAEDFNKNGIAIITVNGRKGAINGCFQLVVQPVYDDLKWFTNRLLICKQDAKYGLINIEGQELIKPQYEELSEPHGYATLLIKKRFYLSYKDSNGSYLLIDTTGKVVSKRYLQEISYTYSDRDEPIYIRLFKQGNDKNGITYQICDSNGTPIVKDSFINVHPLKGYLMLEKSAHQFYLIKDTTPPLIVDTFDMFRSIPKLNDIRDILDTRYDVEESNYYLLSKGGKTSVVNHALKHLSDCKYKNVLGWGLGAIYIRKNNKTYLLNLQGEIKYPVGFDTIIQLTKRTYQATAGDTLYIFDKDYNFLFKLKAKVLYLSGNINKQKETGHTLIAKGMFTRIDDYLYQLISAGNNIVLQKLIPGTYSLLSFPSIFGDHPSAIFFMNPEGLIMEQTYSEGDDTRNFKELLYEYIISDRYKKDNHQLLQQNAISKVTLKDRSGEYYLYGIQSGKYSKLMAVLDKNTVPKQITINYWGTTDTVDDYPVVFYLFRTGTNKYGIITPEKNLALDTIYDEIVILDNYIAAYNNKNQILSFFNKQFKLIDKINNPPFQDIRINEKLMLIYNKKGGQDSYFITDNSLKKIPFNQLRIDEQEPILWGYQRKGYDLYDSNLNLITTLQTEHTNSFSLGYTQVNGILISKKGAIVQRGNDYNAMSLNFDIRKQLSKVKDMNSVPENAKNVYTLTNLSDMHFSTYSYQPGKQKNRTYIAQLADDKRFPSSFINAINTALHYTAITEQNSDEEYSFNYHSPYLFNIQYEYNRRSEISITNYFILNDTLYRLSPYPEYELIETSLLSTMLFNKLKNVAGFDDNDFWRNKRCIIPEQAFRHYSPEIELRADGVYFIIKNTESQNKKTPVAVKFSYDEMKPFANKESLLYKWISSLKK